Part of the Paenibacillus aurantius genome, GTGTCCCGGGCATGCCCGGTTCCCATGATCATCAAATCACGAACGGTCATCTTCTGGAGATGATCCGGAGGATTAAGCGGTGCCAGTCCGGGGAAAAAAGTCACGACTTTATCCTGCAGAGACAGCCGTCCTTCTGCTGCGGCCAGGCCAACCGCGGCCGAGGTGAAGCTTTTGCTTAAGGAAAACAGCATATGTGGAAGCTCCGGGGCGTAAGGAGCCCACCAATGCTCGGCCACCACACAACCGCGCCGGACAAGCATAAAGCTGTGAAGCTCAAGCCCTTCCTTCTCCAATTCGTCCATAAAACCGGCTACAGCCGTCTCCGGGAACCTTGGGCTTCCGTTCCCGGCTCGGGGAAGAGACCGCTCTGGCTTCATGTTTCACCCTCTCCTTCTGACTTTGTGAAGTCTCTTCTTTTTGTCCTTCTGATCTGGTAAGGTAAAAAAAGAGGGCCCTTGTTATACCCGAACAGGACCCCTTTCAGGGATAGGGAAGGAGGTTGAAAGCGTTGTCTAATTCCTATCTAGCCAAGTTGAAACAATGGGCCAAGGCCCTCAAACGGAACTTGTATGTGCTTTATCTCGCCTGCCGGGACCCTCGCGTTCCCTGGTACGGCAAACTGGCCGCTGTATGCGTAGCCGCCTATGCTTTCAGCCCCATCGATCTTATTCCGGACTTTATACCTGTTCTCGGTTATGTGGACGACCTCATTCTCGTTCCGCTCGGTGTGGCCCTCGCCCTTCGCCTCATTCCCCGGCCCATTATCGAGGAGTACCGCCGGGTTGCCGAAGAACGAAGCCAACAACGCAAACCGGTAAA contains:
- a CDS encoding YkvA family protein, encoding MSNSYLAKLKQWAKALKRNLYVLYLACRDPRVPWYGKLAAVCVAAYAFSPIDLIPDFIPVLGYVDDLILVPLGVALALRLIPRPIIEEYRRVAEERSQQRKPVNWFTGALFILLWIALGIWLIRVFFGLFA